The following proteins are co-located in the Vigna angularis cultivar LongXiaoDou No.4 chromosome 2, ASM1680809v1, whole genome shotgun sequence genome:
- the LOC108328913 gene encoding eukaryotic translation initiation factor 4G isoform X1, which translates to MSFNQSKSEKSDAVYRKSGRSASFNQQRGSSGGAYGRGGGGGGGAGPSPSLSSNRSFNKKSNNNAQGGQSRVNPALVNSAESNSTYAARTVPNGSHLQPQIHGESDAPVTNATAKPFESSAVQRSTRAVPKAPTSQPPSMSSDPAAPTTPAKADASKAFPFQFGSISPGFMNGMAIPARTSSAPPNIDEQKRDQARHDSFRPAPSMPTPPVPKQQVVKKDTGVSDQSNTGETHTGTRAKKDTQVSPLPPASQMQKPSVIPLTGISMPMPYHQSQASVHFGGPNPQIQSQGMSSAPLQMPLPMPLPIGSATQVQQPVFVPNLQPHPIHPQGIMHQGQSMGFTPQIGPQLSHQLGNMGIGISPQYQPQQGGKFGAPRKATPVKITHPETHEELRLDKRADAYSDGGSSGVRPHSGMASQSQPAQQFAASHPISYYPSSSYSTNSLFYPTASSLPLTSSQITPNSQPPRFNYAVSHGPQNVSFVNSSSHSSLPVNKAGTPITGNAEPPNPEFSRDVHSAILSAPSGVTSVSIKSSGGSGVVDSFANSSTQKSVSPSSALTSGDAFSSAQLKGSEIAEISSQQSKLSTDSSVLSSFPNLSSAKPASASLLLSTSAVSEDSVSVIPNNEGRKKESVSRSNSLKDNQKKIQKKGQSQHQVAVQSAPVLNVPSQAVDGGIPDEVSETTGTGTNDSAVITSENISTATSDLLSATSGSMPYAVEMKTNDSTEVSTRASAEGSFMGVDDFNNLKSAELDELSQQDKVLQPNIMEVVGKTENLSLEGCKQDVSVGGTELRQTKQGDVKLNTEAVALWSAQPGQDGSTSCSAGSDGTADETSLDRKDVSLNRNDSVISNEGFSTNSGTSDQQSADSIETSSKHLKDGSDSTSSGAVSLPASGTKDKLVSEPSKVKPTSKSKKKRKEILLKADAAGSTSDLYNAYKGPEEKKESVISAEKTESDSASGNLEQLPTEVAQSDDVADKQSKQSKAELDDWEDAADMSTPKLEVLDETEHFIEGIAVTGKKYSRDFLLKFSEQCTDLPEGFEITADIAEVLMNPNFSSHVTERDSPSSGRIIDRSGSMSRRGSGITEEDKWSKGSNAYHSGMRLDGVGGNAGFRTGQGGNFGVLRNPRTQTPVQYAGGILSGPMQSMVNQGGMQRNSPDGERWQRATNFQQRGLIPSPQTPLQMMHKAEKKYEVGKVTDEEEAKQRQLKGILNKLTPQNFEKLFDQVRAVNIDNVVTLNGVISQIFEKALMEPTFCEMYANFCFHLAVALPDLSQDNEKITFKRLLLNKCQEEFERGEREQEEANKADEGEVKLSNEEREEKRTKARRRMLGNIRLIGELYKKKMLTERIMHSCIKKLLGQYQDPDEEDIEALCKLMSTIGDMIDHPKAKEHMDAYFEMMRSLSNNMNLSSRVRFMLKDVIDLRKNKWQQRRKVEGPKKIEEVHRDASQERMAQAGRLGRGPGNNPPRRMPMDFGPRGSSMLSPNAQMGGLRGLPSQARGYGSQDARIDERQTYEARTLSVPLPQRPLGDESITLGPMGGLARGMSIRGPPAVSSSTGLNGYNNFSERTSYSSRDDPASRYAPDRFSGSTYDQSSVQDHNVNYANRDMRNANKFAEKPVVTSPPARTQGTAVSQNITQDRLQDMSMLAIREYYSARDVNEVVLCIKDLNSPSFHASMVSIWVTDSFERKDTERDLLAQLLVKLVKSQDGPLGQAQLIKGFESVLSTLEDAVNDAPKAPEFLGRVFAKAITEHVVSLNEIGHLIHEGGELPGSLLEGGLAADVLGSILEAIKMDKGDAVLSEICASSNLRLESFRPPEPLTSRKLEKFI; encoded by the exons ATGTCCTTCAATCAATCAAAGTCCGAGAAGAGCGACGCTGTGTACCGAAAATCCGGGCGATCCGCCAGCTTCAATCAGCAGCGAGGCTCCTCCGGCGGTGCGTACGGCAGGGGCGGAGGCGGCGGTGGCGGCGCCGGGCCTTCTCCGTCGCTCTCCTCTAACCGGAG TTTTAACAAGAAGTCTAATAACAATGCACAAGGTGGGCAATCTAGGGTAAACCCTGCACTGGTGAATTCGGCTGAGTCTAATAGTACTTATGCAGCCCGGACTGTTCCAAACGGTTCCCACTTACAGCCACAGATTCATG GAGAATCTGATGCGCCAGTTACTAATGCAACTGCCAAGCCATTTGAATCGTCAGCTGTGCAAAGGAGCACCAGAGCTGTTCCAAAAGCTCCTACCTCTCAACCTCCCTCCATGAGTTCTGATCCAGCCGCCCCTACAACTCCTGCTAAGG CAGATGCATCTAAGGCATTTCCTTTCCAATTTGGATCCATCAGTCCTGGCTTTATGAATGGGATGGCT ATTCCTGCTCGCACAAGCTCAGCTCCTCCTAATATAGATGAGCAGAAGCGCGATCAG GCACGGCATGATTCTTTTAGACCTGCACCCTCCATGCCAACACCTCCTGTTCCAAAGCAGCAGGTAGTGAAGAAGGATACAGGTGTTAGTGACCAATCTAATACTGGGGAGACTCATACTGGGACTAGGGCAAAAAAGGATACTCAAGTGTCACCGTTACCCCCAGCAAGCCAGATGCAAAAGCCCTCTGTCATTCCTTTAACTGGAATTTCAATGCCAATGCCATACCACCAGTCACAGGCATCTGTACACTTTGGTGGTCCTAATCCACAGATTCAATCTCAAGGTATGTCATCAGCACCTCTTCAGATGCCCTTGCCAATGCCTTTGCCGATTGGAAGTGCCACACAAGTGCAGCAACCGGTTTTTGTTCCAAATCTTCAACCTCATCCTATTCATCCTCAAGGAATCATGCATCAAGGCCAAAGCATGGGTTTCACTCCTCAAATTGGCCCTCAGTTATCCCATCAGTTAGGCAACATGGGTATTGGAATTAGCCCACAATATCAACCGCAGCAAGGAGGAAAATTTGGTGCTCCTCGTAAAGCTACTCCTGTCAAGATAACCCATCCTGAGACACATGAAGAGCTAAGACTTGATAAAAGGGCAGATGCATATTCAGATGGTGGGTCATCTGGTGTGAGACCTCATTCTGGTATGGCTTCTCAATCTCAGCCTGCCCAGCAATTTGCAGCTTCTCATCCTATTAGTTACTATCCATCAAGCTCATATAGTACCAATTCTCTCTTTTATCCAACTGCTAGTTCTCTTCCATTAACAAGTAGCCAGATAACACCTAATTCCCAGCCACCCAGATTTAATTATGCTGTGAGCCATGGTCCGCAGAATGTTAGTTTTGTAAATTCATCATCTCATAGTTCCCTGCCTGTTAATAAAGCTGGCACTCCTATTACTGGAAATGCTGAACCACCTAATCCTGAATTTTCTCGTGATGTGCATAGTGCAATCTTATCTGCTCCGTCAGGAGTAACCTCTGTGTCAATTAAATCAAGTGGTGGATCTGGTGTTGTGGATTCGTTTGCCAATTCCAGTACCCAAAAGAGTGTATCCCCTAGTTCTGCATTAACATCTGGTGATGCTTTCTCTTCTGCACAACTAAAAGGGTCTGAAATAGCTGAAATATCTTCCCAGCAGTCTAAGTTATCCACTGATTCATCAGTCTTGAGCTCATTTCCAAATCTATCTTCTGCAAAGCCTGCATCAGCTTCCTTGTTGCTTTCTACATCTGCTGTCTCTGAAGATTCTGTTTCAGTTATACCTAATAATGAAGGCAGAAAGAAGGAATCTGTTAGTAGGTCAAATTCTTTGAAGGATAATCAGAAGAAAATACAGAAGAAAGGGCAATCACAGCATCAG GTTGCTGTGCAATCTGCTCCTGTGCTTAATGTGCCTTCCCAAGCTGTTGATGGTGGTATACCTGATGAAGTTTCTGAAACTACGGGAACTGGAACAAATGATTCTGCAGTAATTACGAGTGAAAATATCTCAACTGCAACTTCAGACTTGTTATCGGCTACTAGTGGCAGCATGCCTTATGCTGTTGAAATGAAAACTAATGATTCTACAGAAGTGTCAACTCGTGCTTCAGCTGAAGGATCTTTCATGGGGGTGGATGATTTTAACAATCTTAAGAGTGCTGAGCTAGATGAACTGTCACAACAGGATAAAGTATTGCAGCCAAATATCATGGAAGTAGTGGGTAAAACAGAAAACTTGTCGCTTGAAGGATGTAAACAAGATGTCAGTGTTGGTGGAACAGAATTAAGACAAACTAAACAGGGTGATGTAAAGCTAAACACTGAGGCTGTAGCCTTGTGGTCTGCGCAGCCAGGGCAGGATGGATCTACAAGTTGTAGTGCAGGAAGTGATGGGACGGCTGATGAGACTTCTTTGGATAGGAAAGATGTTTCCTTGAACAGAAATGACAGTGTAATTAGTAATGAAGGTTTTTCTACAAATTCTGGCACATCAGATCAGCAGTCTGCTGATAGCATAGAAACATCTTCAAAACATTTGAAGGATGGTTCAGACAGTACTAGCAGTGGTGCAGTGTCTCTTCCAGCATCAGGTACCAAGGACAAATTGGTTTCGGAGCCTAGTAAGGTGAAACCTACATCAAAGagtaagaagaaaagaaaagaaattcttctgAAGGCTGATGCTGCTGGGTCAACATCTGATCTTTATAATGCATACAAGGGACCGGAGGAAAAGAAAGAATCTGTGATAAGTGCAGAGAAAACAGAAAGTGATTCTGCTTCTGGAAATTTAGAGCAGTTGCCTACCGAGGTTGCACAGTCAGATGATGTAGCAGACAAGCAATCTAAGCAGAGTAAAGCTGAACTTGATGATTGGGAGGATGCTGCTGACATGTCTACGCCAAAACTTGAAGTTTTAGATGAAACTGAACATTTTATTGAAGGAATTGCAGTTACTGGCAAAAAGTATTCTAGAGATTTCCTTTTGAAATTTTCAGAGCAATGCACGGACCTTCCTGAAGGGTTTGAAATCACGGCTGACATAGCTGAGGTTTTGATGAATCCTAATTTTAGTTCTCATGTAACTGAACGTGATTCACCTTCTAGTGGAAGAATTATTGATAGGTCAGGCAGCATGTCTCGTCGTGGGAGTGGTATTACTGAGGAAGACAAATGGAGTAAAGGTTCCAATGCATATCATTCTGGTATGCGTTTGGATGGTGTTGGTGGTAATGCAGGATTTCGTACTGGCCAAGGAGGCAATTTTGGTGTTTTAAGGAATCCACGCACACAGACACCTGTGCAATATGCTGGAGGAATTCTTTCTGGTCCAATGCAATCCATGGTAAATCAGGGAGGAATGCAAAGAAATAGCCCTGATGGAGAAAGGTGGCAGCGTGCTACAAACTTCCAGCAGAGGGGTTTGATTCCATCTCCTCAAACTCCTTTACAGATGATGCACAAAGCTGAGAAAAAGTATGAGGTGGGTAAAGTGACGGATGAGGAAGAGGCAAAGCAGAGGCAGTTGAAGggcatattaaataaattaactcCTCAGAATTTTGAGAAGCTTTTTGATCAGGTCAGAGCAGTTAATATTGACAATGTTGTCACTCTCAATGGTGTCATCTCACAAATCTTTGAGAAGGCCTTGATGGAGCCTACCTTCTGTGAAATGTATGCCAATTTCTGTTTTCATCTGGCTGTTGCATTGCCCGATCTCAGTCAAGACAATGAAAAGATAACTTTTAAGAGACTATTGTTAAACAAGTGCCAAGAAGAATTTGAAAGGGGTGAAAGAGAGCAAGAAGAAGCTAACAAGGCTGATGAAGGTGAGGTCAAGCTGTCTAATgaggaaagagaagaaaaacgAACCAAGGCAAGGAGACGTATGTTGGGTAATATCAGATTGATTGGAGAACTatataagaagaaaatgttGACAGAGAGGATAATGCATTCATGCATCAAGAAGCTATTGGGTCAGTATCAGGATCCAGATGAAGAAGATATTGAAGCTTTGTGCAAACTGATGAGTACGATTGGGGATATGATTGACCATCCCAAAGCAAAAGAACATATGGATGCATATTTTGAAATGATGAGATCACTGTCAAACAACATGAATTTATCTTCTAGGGTGAGGTTCATGCTGAAGGATGTAATTGATTTGAGAAAGAATAAATGGcaacaaagaagaaaagttgaagGTCCAAAGAAGATTGAGGAGGTTCATAGAGATGCTTCTCAAGAGAGGATGGCCCAAGCTGGTAGGTTGGGTCGTGGTCCAGGCAACAATCCACCTAGAAGAATGCCTATGGATTTTGGTCCAAGAGGGTCATCTATGTTATCTCCTAATGCTCAGATGGGTGGACTTCGTGGATTGCCTTCTCAAGCTCGTGGGTATGGTTCCCAGGATGCTCGTATTGATGAACGGCAAACTTATGAGGCTAGGACATTGTCAGTTCCCTTACCACAAAGACCTTTGGGTGATGAATCAATAACCTTGGGACCAATGGGTGGTCTTGCGAGAGGAATGTCCATTAGAGGTCCACCTGCTGTTTCAAGTTCAACCGGTCTTAATGGTTATAATAATTTTTCGGAGCGCACTTCATACAGCTCTAGGGATGATCCTGCATCAAGATACGCTCCAGATAGATTTTCTGGTTCTACTTATGATCAATCTAGTGTTCAAGATCATAATGTGAATTATGCAAACAGGGACATGAGAAATGCAAATAAGTTTGCTGAAAAACCTGTTGTAACTTCGCCACCTGCCAGAACACAAGGGACAGCAGTCTCCCAAAATATTACCCAGGATCGATTACAGGACATGTCCATGTTAGCAATCAGAGAATACTACAG TGCGAGGGATGTGAATGAAGTTGTTCTATGTATCAAAGATCTGAACTCTCCAAGCTTTCATGCTTCCATGGTTTCTATCTGGGTCACAGACTCTTTCGAGAGAAAGGACACCGAGAGAGATCTTTTGGCCCAGCTGCTTGTCAAGCTTGTGAAATCTCAGGATGGACCCTTGGGTCAAGCCCAGCTCATCAAAgg GTTTGAATCTGTTCTTAGTACTTTGGAAGATGCGGTTAATGATGCCCCCAAAGCACCGGAGTTTCTTGGCCGTGTTTTTGCCAAAGCTATAACAGAGCATGTAGTCTCTTTGAACGAGATTGGGCATTTAATACATGAGGGTGGAGAGTTACCGGGGAGCCTATTAGAAGGTGGGCTTGCAGCTGATGTTCTTGGAAGCATCTTGGAGGCAATAAAAATGGATAAGGGTGATGCTGTTTTGAGTGAGATCTGTGCAAGCTCCAACTTGCGGTTGGAGAGCTTCCGGCCGCCGGAACCTCTTACATCAaggaagttagaaaaatttatttag
- the LOC108328913 gene encoding eukaryotic translation initiation factor 4G isoform X2 produces MSFNQSKSEKSDAVYRKSGRSASFNQQRGSSGGAYGRGGGGGGGAGPSPSLSSNRSFNKKSNNNAQGGQSRVNPALVNSAESNSTYAARTVPNGSHLQPQIHGESDAPVTNATAKPFESSAVQRSTRAVPKAPTSQPPSMSSDPAAPTTPAKDASKAFPFQFGSISPGFMNGMAIPARTSSAPPNIDEQKRDQARHDSFRPAPSMPTPPVPKQQVVKKDTGVSDQSNTGETHTGTRAKKDTQVSPLPPASQMQKPSVIPLTGISMPMPYHQSQASVHFGGPNPQIQSQGMSSAPLQMPLPMPLPIGSATQVQQPVFVPNLQPHPIHPQGIMHQGQSMGFTPQIGPQLSHQLGNMGIGISPQYQPQQGGKFGAPRKATPVKITHPETHEELRLDKRADAYSDGGSSGVRPHSGMASQSQPAQQFAASHPISYYPSSSYSTNSLFYPTASSLPLTSSQITPNSQPPRFNYAVSHGPQNVSFVNSSSHSSLPVNKAGTPITGNAEPPNPEFSRDVHSAILSAPSGVTSVSIKSSGGSGVVDSFANSSTQKSVSPSSALTSGDAFSSAQLKGSEIAEISSQQSKLSTDSSVLSSFPNLSSAKPASASLLLSTSAVSEDSVSVIPNNEGRKKESVSRSNSLKDNQKKIQKKGQSQHQVAVQSAPVLNVPSQAVDGGIPDEVSETTGTGTNDSAVITSENISTATSDLLSATSGSMPYAVEMKTNDSTEVSTRASAEGSFMGVDDFNNLKSAELDELSQQDKVLQPNIMEVVGKTENLSLEGCKQDVSVGGTELRQTKQGDVKLNTEAVALWSAQPGQDGSTSCSAGSDGTADETSLDRKDVSLNRNDSVISNEGFSTNSGTSDQQSADSIETSSKHLKDGSDSTSSGAVSLPASGTKDKLVSEPSKVKPTSKSKKKRKEILLKADAAGSTSDLYNAYKGPEEKKESVISAEKTESDSASGNLEQLPTEVAQSDDVADKQSKQSKAELDDWEDAADMSTPKLEVLDETEHFIEGIAVTGKKYSRDFLLKFSEQCTDLPEGFEITADIAEVLMNPNFSSHVTERDSPSSGRIIDRSGSMSRRGSGITEEDKWSKGSNAYHSGMRLDGVGGNAGFRTGQGGNFGVLRNPRTQTPVQYAGGILSGPMQSMVNQGGMQRNSPDGERWQRATNFQQRGLIPSPQTPLQMMHKAEKKYEVGKVTDEEEAKQRQLKGILNKLTPQNFEKLFDQVRAVNIDNVVTLNGVISQIFEKALMEPTFCEMYANFCFHLAVALPDLSQDNEKITFKRLLLNKCQEEFERGEREQEEANKADEGEVKLSNEEREEKRTKARRRMLGNIRLIGELYKKKMLTERIMHSCIKKLLGQYQDPDEEDIEALCKLMSTIGDMIDHPKAKEHMDAYFEMMRSLSNNMNLSSRVRFMLKDVIDLRKNKWQQRRKVEGPKKIEEVHRDASQERMAQAGRLGRGPGNNPPRRMPMDFGPRGSSMLSPNAQMGGLRGLPSQARGYGSQDARIDERQTYEARTLSVPLPQRPLGDESITLGPMGGLARGMSIRGPPAVSSSTGLNGYNNFSERTSYSSRDDPASRYAPDRFSGSTYDQSSVQDHNVNYANRDMRNANKFAEKPVVTSPPARTQGTAVSQNITQDRLQDMSMLAIREYYSARDVNEVVLCIKDLNSPSFHASMVSIWVTDSFERKDTERDLLAQLLVKLVKSQDGPLGQAQLIKGFESVLSTLEDAVNDAPKAPEFLGRVFAKAITEHVVSLNEIGHLIHEGGELPGSLLEGGLAADVLGSILEAIKMDKGDAVLSEICASSNLRLESFRPPEPLTSRKLEKFI; encoded by the exons ATGTCCTTCAATCAATCAAAGTCCGAGAAGAGCGACGCTGTGTACCGAAAATCCGGGCGATCCGCCAGCTTCAATCAGCAGCGAGGCTCCTCCGGCGGTGCGTACGGCAGGGGCGGAGGCGGCGGTGGCGGCGCCGGGCCTTCTCCGTCGCTCTCCTCTAACCGGAG TTTTAACAAGAAGTCTAATAACAATGCACAAGGTGGGCAATCTAGGGTAAACCCTGCACTGGTGAATTCGGCTGAGTCTAATAGTACTTATGCAGCCCGGACTGTTCCAAACGGTTCCCACTTACAGCCACAGATTCATG GAGAATCTGATGCGCCAGTTACTAATGCAACTGCCAAGCCATTTGAATCGTCAGCTGTGCAAAGGAGCACCAGAGCTGTTCCAAAAGCTCCTACCTCTCAACCTCCCTCCATGAGTTCTGATCCAGCCGCCCCTACAACTCCTGCTAAGG ATGCATCTAAGGCATTTCCTTTCCAATTTGGATCCATCAGTCCTGGCTTTATGAATGGGATGGCT ATTCCTGCTCGCACAAGCTCAGCTCCTCCTAATATAGATGAGCAGAAGCGCGATCAG GCACGGCATGATTCTTTTAGACCTGCACCCTCCATGCCAACACCTCCTGTTCCAAAGCAGCAGGTAGTGAAGAAGGATACAGGTGTTAGTGACCAATCTAATACTGGGGAGACTCATACTGGGACTAGGGCAAAAAAGGATACTCAAGTGTCACCGTTACCCCCAGCAAGCCAGATGCAAAAGCCCTCTGTCATTCCTTTAACTGGAATTTCAATGCCAATGCCATACCACCAGTCACAGGCATCTGTACACTTTGGTGGTCCTAATCCACAGATTCAATCTCAAGGTATGTCATCAGCACCTCTTCAGATGCCCTTGCCAATGCCTTTGCCGATTGGAAGTGCCACACAAGTGCAGCAACCGGTTTTTGTTCCAAATCTTCAACCTCATCCTATTCATCCTCAAGGAATCATGCATCAAGGCCAAAGCATGGGTTTCACTCCTCAAATTGGCCCTCAGTTATCCCATCAGTTAGGCAACATGGGTATTGGAATTAGCCCACAATATCAACCGCAGCAAGGAGGAAAATTTGGTGCTCCTCGTAAAGCTACTCCTGTCAAGATAACCCATCCTGAGACACATGAAGAGCTAAGACTTGATAAAAGGGCAGATGCATATTCAGATGGTGGGTCATCTGGTGTGAGACCTCATTCTGGTATGGCTTCTCAATCTCAGCCTGCCCAGCAATTTGCAGCTTCTCATCCTATTAGTTACTATCCATCAAGCTCATATAGTACCAATTCTCTCTTTTATCCAACTGCTAGTTCTCTTCCATTAACAAGTAGCCAGATAACACCTAATTCCCAGCCACCCAGATTTAATTATGCTGTGAGCCATGGTCCGCAGAATGTTAGTTTTGTAAATTCATCATCTCATAGTTCCCTGCCTGTTAATAAAGCTGGCACTCCTATTACTGGAAATGCTGAACCACCTAATCCTGAATTTTCTCGTGATGTGCATAGTGCAATCTTATCTGCTCCGTCAGGAGTAACCTCTGTGTCAATTAAATCAAGTGGTGGATCTGGTGTTGTGGATTCGTTTGCCAATTCCAGTACCCAAAAGAGTGTATCCCCTAGTTCTGCATTAACATCTGGTGATGCTTTCTCTTCTGCACAACTAAAAGGGTCTGAAATAGCTGAAATATCTTCCCAGCAGTCTAAGTTATCCACTGATTCATCAGTCTTGAGCTCATTTCCAAATCTATCTTCTGCAAAGCCTGCATCAGCTTCCTTGTTGCTTTCTACATCTGCTGTCTCTGAAGATTCTGTTTCAGTTATACCTAATAATGAAGGCAGAAAGAAGGAATCTGTTAGTAGGTCAAATTCTTTGAAGGATAATCAGAAGAAAATACAGAAGAAAGGGCAATCACAGCATCAG GTTGCTGTGCAATCTGCTCCTGTGCTTAATGTGCCTTCCCAAGCTGTTGATGGTGGTATACCTGATGAAGTTTCTGAAACTACGGGAACTGGAACAAATGATTCTGCAGTAATTACGAGTGAAAATATCTCAACTGCAACTTCAGACTTGTTATCGGCTACTAGTGGCAGCATGCCTTATGCTGTTGAAATGAAAACTAATGATTCTACAGAAGTGTCAACTCGTGCTTCAGCTGAAGGATCTTTCATGGGGGTGGATGATTTTAACAATCTTAAGAGTGCTGAGCTAGATGAACTGTCACAACAGGATAAAGTATTGCAGCCAAATATCATGGAAGTAGTGGGTAAAACAGAAAACTTGTCGCTTGAAGGATGTAAACAAGATGTCAGTGTTGGTGGAACAGAATTAAGACAAACTAAACAGGGTGATGTAAAGCTAAACACTGAGGCTGTAGCCTTGTGGTCTGCGCAGCCAGGGCAGGATGGATCTACAAGTTGTAGTGCAGGAAGTGATGGGACGGCTGATGAGACTTCTTTGGATAGGAAAGATGTTTCCTTGAACAGAAATGACAGTGTAATTAGTAATGAAGGTTTTTCTACAAATTCTGGCACATCAGATCAGCAGTCTGCTGATAGCATAGAAACATCTTCAAAACATTTGAAGGATGGTTCAGACAGTACTAGCAGTGGTGCAGTGTCTCTTCCAGCATCAGGTACCAAGGACAAATTGGTTTCGGAGCCTAGTAAGGTGAAACCTACATCAAAGagtaagaagaaaagaaaagaaattcttctgAAGGCTGATGCTGCTGGGTCAACATCTGATCTTTATAATGCATACAAGGGACCGGAGGAAAAGAAAGAATCTGTGATAAGTGCAGAGAAAACAGAAAGTGATTCTGCTTCTGGAAATTTAGAGCAGTTGCCTACCGAGGTTGCACAGTCAGATGATGTAGCAGACAAGCAATCTAAGCAGAGTAAAGCTGAACTTGATGATTGGGAGGATGCTGCTGACATGTCTACGCCAAAACTTGAAGTTTTAGATGAAACTGAACATTTTATTGAAGGAATTGCAGTTACTGGCAAAAAGTATTCTAGAGATTTCCTTTTGAAATTTTCAGAGCAATGCACGGACCTTCCTGAAGGGTTTGAAATCACGGCTGACATAGCTGAGGTTTTGATGAATCCTAATTTTAGTTCTCATGTAACTGAACGTGATTCACCTTCTAGTGGAAGAATTATTGATAGGTCAGGCAGCATGTCTCGTCGTGGGAGTGGTATTACTGAGGAAGACAAATGGAGTAAAGGTTCCAATGCATATCATTCTGGTATGCGTTTGGATGGTGTTGGTGGTAATGCAGGATTTCGTACTGGCCAAGGAGGCAATTTTGGTGTTTTAAGGAATCCACGCACACAGACACCTGTGCAATATGCTGGAGGAATTCTTTCTGGTCCAATGCAATCCATGGTAAATCAGGGAGGAATGCAAAGAAATAGCCCTGATGGAGAAAGGTGGCAGCGTGCTACAAACTTCCAGCAGAGGGGTTTGATTCCATCTCCTCAAACTCCTTTACAGATGATGCACAAAGCTGAGAAAAAGTATGAGGTGGGTAAAGTGACGGATGAGGAAGAGGCAAAGCAGAGGCAGTTGAAGggcatattaaataaattaactcCTCAGAATTTTGAGAAGCTTTTTGATCAGGTCAGAGCAGTTAATATTGACAATGTTGTCACTCTCAATGGTGTCATCTCACAAATCTTTGAGAAGGCCTTGATGGAGCCTACCTTCTGTGAAATGTATGCCAATTTCTGTTTTCATCTGGCTGTTGCATTGCCCGATCTCAGTCAAGACAATGAAAAGATAACTTTTAAGAGACTATTGTTAAACAAGTGCCAAGAAGAATTTGAAAGGGGTGAAAGAGAGCAAGAAGAAGCTAACAAGGCTGATGAAGGTGAGGTCAAGCTGTCTAATgaggaaagagaagaaaaacgAACCAAGGCAAGGAGACGTATGTTGGGTAATATCAGATTGATTGGAGAACTatataagaagaaaatgttGACAGAGAGGATAATGCATTCATGCATCAAGAAGCTATTGGGTCAGTATCAGGATCCAGATGAAGAAGATATTGAAGCTTTGTGCAAACTGATGAGTACGATTGGGGATATGATTGACCATCCCAAAGCAAAAGAACATATGGATGCATATTTTGAAATGATGAGATCACTGTCAAACAACATGAATTTATCTTCTAGGGTGAGGTTCATGCTGAAGGATGTAATTGATTTGAGAAAGAATAAATGGcaacaaagaagaaaagttgaagGTCCAAAGAAGATTGAGGAGGTTCATAGAGATGCTTCTCAAGAGAGGATGGCCCAAGCTGGTAGGTTGGGTCGTGGTCCAGGCAACAATCCACCTAGAAGAATGCCTATGGATTTTGGTCCAAGAGGGTCATCTATGTTATCTCCTAATGCTCAGATGGGTGGACTTCGTGGATTGCCTTCTCAAGCTCGTGGGTATGGTTCCCAGGATGCTCGTATTGATGAACGGCAAACTTATGAGGCTAGGACATTGTCAGTTCCCTTACCACAAAGACCTTTGGGTGATGAATCAATAACCTTGGGACCAATGGGTGGTCTTGCGAGAGGAATGTCCATTAGAGGTCCACCTGCTGTTTCAAGTTCAACCGGTCTTAATGGTTATAATAATTTTTCGGAGCGCACTTCATACAGCTCTAGGGATGATCCTGCATCAAGATACGCTCCAGATAGATTTTCTGGTTCTACTTATGATCAATCTAGTGTTCAAGATCATAATGTGAATTATGCAAACAGGGACATGAGAAATGCAAATAAGTTTGCTGAAAAACCTGTTGTAACTTCGCCACCTGCCAGAACACAAGGGACAGCAGTCTCCCAAAATATTACCCAGGATCGATTACAGGACATGTCCATGTTAGCAATCAGAGAATACTACAG TGCGAGGGATGTGAATGAAGTTGTTCTATGTATCAAAGATCTGAACTCTCCAAGCTTTCATGCTTCCATGGTTTCTATCTGGGTCACAGACTCTTTCGAGAGAAAGGACACCGAGAGAGATCTTTTGGCCCAGCTGCTTGTCAAGCTTGTGAAATCTCAGGATGGACCCTTGGGTCAAGCCCAGCTCATCAAAgg GTTTGAATCTGTTCTTAGTACTTTGGAAGATGCGGTTAATGATGCCCCCAAAGCACCGGAGTTTCTTGGCCGTGTTTTTGCCAAAGCTATAACAGAGCATGTAGTCTCTTTGAACGAGATTGGGCATTTAATACATGAGGGTGGAGAGTTACCGGGGAGCCTATTAGAAGGTGGGCTTGCAGCTGATGTTCTTGGAAGCATCTTGGAGGCAATAAAAATGGATAAGGGTGATGCTGTTTTGAGTGAGATCTGTGCAAGCTCCAACTTGCGGTTGGAGAGCTTCCGGCCGCCGGAACCTCTTACATCAaggaagttagaaaaatttatttag